A DNA window from Coffea arabica cultivar ET-39 chromosome 6c, Coffea Arabica ET-39 HiFi, whole genome shotgun sequence contains the following coding sequences:
- the LOC113691614 gene encoding nonsense-mediated mRNA decay factor SMG7, with translation MTIPMDNNPDNSSRERVQKLFNKNVELENRRRKAAQARIPSDPNAWQQMRENYEAIVLEDHAFSEQHEIEYALWQLHYRRIEELRAHFNAAAASVSAGSNTSQNGKGPTRGGPDRLTKIRTQFKTFLSEATGFYHDLMLKIRAKYGLPLGYFSDDSENQIPLCKDGNKSAEVKKGLISCHRCLIYLGDLARYKGLYGEGDSKSRDFAAASSYYMQAASLWPSSGNPHHQLAILASYSGDELVAIYRYFRSLAVDSPFTTARDNLIIAFEKNRQSFAQLLGDARASSVKTTSVRGNGKGRGRGESRVASKDNKVEASSVKEKTSTTLETFRAFGIRFVRLNGILFTRTSLETFGDVFAVVRGDLLELLSSGTDEEYNFGSDATDCRLAIGRMVAILIFTIHNVNRETENQSYAEILQRSVLLQNAFTATFEFMGHILERCSQLNDPSSSYLLPGIMVFVEWLACHQDIAVGSELEEKQASARLFFWNNCISFFNRLISSGFMFVDEDEEETCFSNMSRYDESETANRLALSEDFELRGFVPLLPAQLILDFSRKHSFRSDSNKEKKARVQRIIAAGKALANVVRIGEEGIYFDTKSKRFVVGVEPQVSDDFSLTTTLEAPKLSGVVEDNLVSGQMTPRALEQKPQLYMEGEEEDDEVIVFKPSMTEKHLDGIALNPTSSEVFGSTMNAASIGGDVGSFSTGREGYIAQNAFSASLRPPTSLVNSSYLQPVQPSTTWMAEQGTLVNGLGNLNLFENGFIKKPESQKHFGALPAQTFPVSLPDSSFGTGSNFPNQLPETVVPSKLDSIMSLGADNISMKPSSVSPAGLKKNPVGRPLRHLGPPPGFGSVPSKTVDESLSAMSFKNENATIPQMDDYSWLDGYQLPLVNRSVAGLNSSNHPGQGYPIGSKSSSSMGMPSFPFPGKQTTTLQVPIENEKSWQDYQFSEQMKLFKEQQQQLQKANQQSAVLQQQYQGQSLWEGRFFV, from the exons ATGACTATTCCGATGGATAACAATCCAGATAATTCATCAAGGGAGCGTGTTCAAAAACTTTTTAACAAG AATGTTGAGCTGGAAAATAGGCGTCGTAAGGCAGCTCAGGCCAGAATTCCTTCTGACCCAAATGCATGGCAACAAATGCGGGAGAACTATGAAGCTATTGTCTTAGAAGATCATGCCTTTTCTGAACAACATGAAATAGAGTATGCCTTGTGGCAGTTGCATTACAGAAGAATTGAGGAATTGCGAGCACACTTCAATGCTGCTGCTGCTTCTGTTTCAGCAGGATCAAATACATCACAGAACGGTAAAGGTCCAACACGTGGTGGACCTGATCGACTTACAAAGATCCGTACTCAATTTAAAACCTTCCTGTCAGAGGCCACTGGATTTTATCATGATTTAATGTTGAAGATTAGGGCGAAGTATGGTTTGCCATTGGGTTATTTCTCCGATGATTCAGAGAATCAGATTCCTTTATGTAAAGATGGGAATAAATCTGCAGAAGTGAAGAAAGGATTGATATCCTGTCATCGTTGTTTGATTTATCTGGGGGATCTTGCTCGTTATAAGGGCTTGTATGGTGAAGGTGATTCTAAATCTCGGGACTTTGCAGCAGCTTCTAGTTACTACATGCAAGCAGCTTCCCTTTGgccttcaagtggcaatccacaTCACCAG CTTGCTATTTTGGCTTCCTACTCTGGTGATGAATTGGTGGCCATTTACCGGTATTTTCGAAGCTTGGCAGTTGATAGTCCATTTACAACAGCTAGAGATAACTTGATTATTGCATTTGAGAAG AATCGCCAGAGCTTTGCCCAGCTGCTCGGAGATGCCAGAGCTTCCTCTGTCAAGACAACTTCAGTGCGTGGAAATGGGAAAGGAAGGGGCAGAGGTGAAAGCAGGGTTGCATCCAAGGATAACAAAGTAGAAGCAAGTTCTGTCAAGGAAAAAACATCCACCACATTGGAAACTTTCAGAGCATTTGGGATACGATTTGTTCGGCTAAATGGCATTCTCTTCACACGCACAAG CTTGGAGACATTTGGGGATGTTTTTGCTGTGGTTAGAGGTGATTTGCTGGAGCTTCTTTCTTCTGGGACTGATGAGGAGTACAATTTTGGGTCAGATGCTACTGATTGTAGACTGGCTATTGGCAGAATGGTTGCTATTCTCATTTTCACCATTCACAATGTGAATAGGGAAACTGAGAACCAGTCCTATGCTGAAATTCTTCAACGCTCGGTCCTACTGCAGAATGCATTTACTGCTACTTTTGAGTTTATGGGCCACATTCTTGAACGCTGCAGCCAATTAAATGATCCTTCATCGAGCTATCTGTTACCTGGTATCATGGTTTTTGTGGAATGGTTGGCTTGTCATCAAGATATTGCAGTTGGAAGTGAATTGGAAGAAAAACAAGCGAGTGCTAGGTTATTTTTCTGGAACAACTGTATCTCCTTCTTCAACAGGCTCATATCTTCAGGGTTTATGTttgttgatgaagatgaagaagagACATGTTTTTCTAACATGAGCAGGTATGATGAAAGTGAAACCGCTAACCGGCTGGCATTATCTGAGGACTTTGAGTTGAGGGGATTTGTTCCTCTTCTTCCTGCGCAACTCATTCTTGATTTTTCAAGGAAGCATTCCTTCAGAAGCGACAGCAATAAGGAAAAAAAGGCCCGTGTTCAGAGGATTATAGCGGCTGGAAAGGCTCTTGCTAATGTGGTCCGGATTGGGGAAGAGGGAATTTACTTTGACACAAAATCGAAGAGATTTGTTGTTGGCGTTGAACCTCAAGTTTCTGATGATTTTTCACTTACTACTACTTTGGAAGCCCCAAAATTAAGTGGTGTAGTGGAGGATAATCTAGTTTCAGGTCAAATGACTCCTAGGGCCTTGGAGCAAAAGCCGCAGTTGTACATGGAAGGTGAAGAAGAGGATGATGAGGTAATTGTGTTCAAGCCATCTATGACTGAAAAGCATTTAGATGGGATAGCTTTAAATCCGACTTCTTCAGAGGTATTTGGATCTACTATGAATGCTGCCAGTATAGGGGGTGATGTTGGATCTTTCTCTACCGGACGTGAGGGTTATATTGCACAGAATGCTTTCAGTGCAAGCTTAAGGCCACCTACTTCCCTTGTGAATTCTAGTTATCTGCAACCAGTTCAACCAAGTACCACTTGGATGGCAGAACAAGGAACTCTTGTGAATGGGCTTGGTAATTTGAATTTGTTCGAGAATGGGTTCATAAAGAAACCTGAATCGCAAAAACACTTTGGAGCTTTGCCAGCTCAAACCTTTCCTGTTTCCCTTCCAGACTCGAGTTTTGGCACTGGCAGCAATTTCCCTAATCAGTTACCCGAAACTGTGGTACCTTCAAAGCTTGATTCAATCATGTCTCTAGGAGCTGATAACATATCCATGAAGCCTTCATCCGTCTCACCTGCTGGGTTGAAGAAAAATCCAGTAGGTCGACCTCTTCGGCATCTCGGTCCTCCACCTGGCTTTGGTTCTGTACCATCCAAAACTGTTGATGAGTCACTATCTGCTATGTCCTTTAAGAACGAAAATGCTACCATTCCCCAAATGGATGATTACAGCTGGCTCGATGGCTATCAGTTGCCTCTGGTCAATAGAAGTGTGGCCGGGCTTAATAGTTCTAATCATCCAGGACAGGGTTACCCTATTGGTAGCAAGAGCAGCAGCTCAATGGGGATGCCGAGCTTTCCTTTTCCTGGGAAGCAGACAACTACATTGCAAGTCCCAATTGAGAATGAGAAGAGTTGGCAGGATTACCAGTTCTCTGAACAGATGAAACTATTCAAGGAGCAACAGCAGCAACTTCAGAAAGCAAATCAGCAATCTGCTGTGTTGCAACAGCAGTATCAGGGACAATCTCTTTGGGAAGGTCGTTTCTTTGTGTGA